In Alteromonas naphthalenivorans, one DNA window encodes the following:
- a CDS encoding peroxiredoxin, producing the protein MIEVGSTLPEVDFSLLVNGEMTNPGTAELFNDKRVVVFAVPGAFTPTCSQAHLPGYVALADKIKAKGVDTVICLSVNDAFVMDAWGKANNAEEIMMLADGNGHFTKQIGLDMNTSDFGGLRSMRYAMLVEDCVVKKISVEDPGRFEVSDAESMLKSL; encoded by the coding sequence ATGATAGAAGTAGGTAGCACCTTGCCAGAGGTAGATTTCAGCCTTTTAGTCAATGGTGAGATGACAAACCCCGGCACTGCCGAGCTTTTTAACGACAAGCGTGTAGTAGTGTTTGCAGTGCCTGGCGCGTTTACGCCAACCTGCTCTCAAGCACACTTACCAGGCTATGTGGCATTGGCAGATAAAATCAAAGCGAAAGGCGTAGATACGGTTATTTGCTTATCGGTTAACGATGCGTTCGTGATGGACGCATGGGGAAAAGCGAATAACGCTGAAGAGATTATGATGCTGGCAGACGGCAACGGTCATTTCACTAAGCAAATTGGTTTAGACATGAATACCAGCGACTTTGGTGGCTTGCGCTCAATGCGTTACGCCATGTTAGTTGAAGACTGCGTAGTGAAAAAAATCAGTGTAGAAGATCCAGGTCGCTTTGAAGTCAGTGATGCCGAGAGCATGCTAAAAAGCTTGTAA
- a CDS encoding extracellular solute-binding protein, producing the protein MQRRTFLQGLAAAGALGSLPVSSLSFANTIASVSVESLPKLEGDLTLYLGRGEGGLYENVLDAIKKRNPKLNLKIRRGASAALANTLAAEAKAGVKRADLFWAVDTGSIGMVTDSGLAKPLPTDLTTQLKDGFQYPSWTPVTGRIRTLPYNTERVTPDQIPDSVMALADSDLALGWAPAYASFQSFVTAMRILEGEKATADWLKGVNSKAKKYAGELGVVMGVERGEVDMGFANHYYTLRLKAGKPNANVALAYTQNDAGCLVNASGIVALSEGDLPVNFIRYLLSREVQGYLASEAYEIPLVQGVTPPQGLPALSEISPPDMDLRKLADLRPTLNLMRKVGVL; encoded by the coding sequence ATGCAACGTAGAACATTTTTACAAGGTTTAGCCGCCGCAGGTGCGTTAGGTAGTTTACCTGTTAGCAGTTTGAGCTTTGCCAACACCATTGCAAGTGTGTCGGTAGAATCCCTTCCTAAGTTGGAAGGTGATCTCACCCTTTATTTAGGGCGTGGCGAAGGTGGTTTGTATGAAAATGTGCTCGATGCCATTAAAAAACGTAATCCAAAGCTTAACCTAAAAATTAGACGCGGCGCTTCAGCCGCGTTAGCCAATACCCTTGCTGCAGAAGCAAAAGCAGGGGTGAAGCGCGCCGATTTATTTTGGGCGGTAGATACCGGCAGTATTGGCATGGTAACCGATTCAGGTTTAGCGAAGCCGTTACCTACCGACTTAACCACGCAATTGAAAGACGGTTTCCAATATCCTAGCTGGACACCCGTTACCGGCCGTATTCGTACATTGCCGTATAACACAGAGCGGGTAACCCCCGATCAAATCCCAGATAGCGTAATGGCCTTAGCTGATAGTGATTTAGCGTTGGGTTGGGCTCCGGCTTATGCCTCATTCCAGTCATTCGTTACCGCTATGCGCATTTTAGAAGGTGAAAAGGCCACGGCCGATTGGCTTAAAGGCGTTAATAGCAAAGCGAAAAAATACGCAGGCGAACTTGGCGTAGTCATGGGCGTTGAACGGGGCGAAGTGGATATGGGCTTTGCTAACCATTACTACACGTTGCGCTTAAAAGCCGGTAAGCCAAACGCTAATGTTGCCCTTGCCTATACGCAAAACGATGCAGGCTGTTTAGTCAATGCTTCGGGTATTGTGGCATTAAGCGAAGGTGATTTACCTGTTAACTTTATCCGCTATTTACTGAGCCGCGAAGTACAAGGGTATTTGGCAAGCGAAGCGTACGAAATTCCGTTGGTACAAGGTGTTACACCGCCGCAAGGCTTACCTGCATTATCTGAAATATCGCCACCCGATATGGATCTCAGAAAACTAGCAGATTTACGCCCCACGCTTAACCTTATGCGAAAAGTCGGGGTGCTGTGA